A genomic window from Triticum urartu cultivar G1812 chromosome 7, Tu2.1, whole genome shotgun sequence includes:
- the LOC125520686 gene encoding G-type lectin S-receptor-like serine/threonine-protein kinase SD2-5 isoform X2: MPARRSAPTSCSAKCAGAVATCDDYIFSIFFVSVYSFKDVVYLNSPEVVWSANRDRPVKENASVQLTELGDLVLFDADGTLVWSTNTTEKSVAGMNLTSTGNLVLLNHANMELWRSFDHPTDTLVTGQVLQEGQKLMASTSMTNWASGKFYLTALPDGMHAFAGTDTPLSYYQSPTGGTVMTNRSAYVALKNGSLEVFTCFRDTEAPDYQIQLPRDDYGLVFVRLEFDGHLRLYQMPNNSWLTSDVFDITDPCAYPLACGEYGICSNGQCSCPDAAIGQSGLFELIDPREPNRGCSPIDSVSCDSSQKPRLLSLPNITRFNGVYNWTTSEERCKLSCLNDCSCRASFFQQFDTSTGYCFLASDIFSMIDANSPGYSSNFSSLAFVKVNGATRNFVLSQGKLTVALAVGSSTFIALVVVAVLVVLRRNRAGPLEDDDIIDQLPGLPARFSFMELKSATEDFSKVIGKGGSGSVFEGQICDRQVAVKRLDGINQGKREFLAEVQTIGSINHIYLVRLIGFCAEKSHRLLVYEYMPNGSLDRWIFQRHQEAPLDWKTRLRIITDVARGLAYLHSDCRETIVHLDIKPQNILLDEQFTAKVSDFGLAKLIDREQGSVMTRLRSTPGYLAPEWLTSVINEKVDVYSFGIVIMEIICGRSNLDYSQPEESCHLVSMLQDKAKNDQLLDLIDPRSADMQCHLDEVSRMMNLAMWCLQVDSRQRPSMTEAVKILDGTMDVETELDLDLVNIDLMVANRAVRGKTAATLQIDSVLSGPR, translated from the exons ATGCCCGCTAGGAGGTCGGCGCCCACCAGCTGTTCGGCGAAATGCGCAG GCGCTGTGGCTACCTGTGATGACTACATCTTTTCCATCTTCTTTGTCAGTGTTTACAGCTTCAAAGATGTAGTTTATTTAAATTCGCCTGAGGTGGTCTGGTCTGCCAACCGTGATCGCCCGGTCAAAGAGAATGCTAGTGTTCAACTTACTGAACTTGGGGATTTGGTGCTCTTTGACGCTGATGGAACACTGGTTTGGTCTACCAATACTACGGAGAAGTCTGTTGCTGGCATGAATCTTACCAGCACAGGCAACCTGGTGCTGTTAAATCATGCGAATATGGAGCTCTGGAGGTCTTTTGATCACCCAACTGACACACTTGTCACCGGGCAGGTTCTACAAGAGGGGCAGAAGCTCATGGCAAGCACCTCGATGACAAACTGGGCCAGTGGAAAATTTTATCTCACTGCCCTTCCTGATGGCATGCATGCATTTGCAGGAACTGATACTCCTCTATCATACTATCAGAGCCCCACCGGTGGAACTGTCATGACAAACAGGTCAGCATATGTTGCACTCAAGAATGGCAGCCTGGAGGTGTTCACTTGTTTCCGGGATACAGAGGCACCGGATTACCAGATCCAGCTGCCCAGGGATGACTATGGGCTGGTGTTTGTGAGGCTAGAGTTCGATGGGCACCTGAGGTTATATCAGATGCCAAACAACAGTTGGTTGACTTCAGATGTTTTTGATATAACTGATCCTTGTGCTTATCCTCTAGCTTGTGGCGAATATGGTATTTGTTCGAATGGACAGTGCAGCTGTCCTGATGCTGCCATTGGCCAATCCGGATTGTTTGAACTAATTGATCCAAGGGAGCCTAATCGTGGCTGCTCGCCAATAGATTCAGTATCCTGTGATTCGTCACAGAAGCCTAGGCTTCTTTCCCTTCCCAACATCACTCGCTTCAACGGTGTCTACAATTGGACAACAAGTGAAGAGCGATGCAAATTGTCATGCTTGAATGATTGTTCGTGTAGGGCTTCATTCTTCCAGCAGTTTGACACCTCCACTGGTTACTGTTTTCTTGCATCTGACATATTCTCCATGATAGATGCAAATTCCCCAGGTTACTCAAGCAATTTTAGTTCTCTGGCATTTGTTAAAGTTAACGGAGCTACCCGCAACTTTGTGCTATCTCAAGGAAAATTAACCGTTGCATTGGCCGTTGGTTCTTCAACTTTTATTGCTTTAGTTGTTGTTGCAGTGCTTGTAGTTTTACGAAGAAATAGGGCAGGGCCATTAGAAGATGATGACATTATCGATCAGTTACCAGGGCTACCTGCAAGATTTTCTTTTATGGAGTTGAAGTCGGCAACTGAAGATTTCTCAAAAGTGATTGGGAAAGGAGGATCTGGTTCTGTTTTTGAAGGACAGATTTGTGATAGGCAGGTTGCTGTGAAAAGATTGGATGGCATTAATCAAGGGAAAAGGGAGTTTTTAGCAGAGGTTCAGACTATTGGAAGCATCAACCACATATATTTGGTGAGGCTAATTGGATTTTGTGCTGAAAAGTCGCATAGGCTTCTTGTCTATGAATACATGCCGAATGGATCTTTGGATAGGTGGATTTTCCAAAGGCACCAAGAAGCACCACTTGATTGGAAAACCAGATTGAGGATCATCACTGATGTAGCAAGGGGACTGGCTTATCTTCACAGTGACTGTCGGGAAACAATCGTTCATCTAGACATCAAGCCACAAAATATCCTTTTGGATGAGCAATTCACTGCCAAGGTATCTGACTTTGGTCTTGCCAAGCTAATTGATCGCGAGCAGGGCAGTGTCATGACTAGATTGAGAAGCACGCCAGGTTACTTGGCTCCTGAGTGGCTGACATCTGTGATCAACGAGAAAGTTGATGTGTATAGCTTTGGCATTGTCATCATGGAAATTATTTGCGGTAGAAGTAATTTGGATTACTCACAGCCTGAGGAAAGCTGTCATCTCGTCAGCATGCTGCAGGACAAGGCCAAAAATGACCAGCTGTTGGACCTTATCGATCCGCGCTCCGCTGACATGCAATGCCATTTGGATGAAGTGTCGCGCATGATGAATCTGGCAATGTGGTGCCTGCAGGTTGATAGCCGTCAACGGCCTTCAATGACTGAAGCCGTCAAGATCCTGGATGGTACAATGGATGTTGAAACCGAACTTGATTTGGACCTTGTAAACATAGACCTGATGGTGGCAAATAGAGCAGTTCGCGGGAAGACTGCTGCAACTCTGCAGATAGACTCCGTCCTTTCAGGGCCAAGGTGA
- the LOC125520686 gene encoding G-type lectin S-receptor-like serine/threonine-protein kinase SD2-5 isoform X1 codes for MYPPKILILLLVLPLTFSSSRFAMSKSFALNVELGTIWRNDPSLLHNISPDDNFSLRIILPMDAFTTFISGSYDSSIPSFACGFFCAGAVATCDDYIFSIFFVSVYSFKDVVYLNSPEVVWSANRDRPVKENASVQLTELGDLVLFDADGTLVWSTNTTEKSVAGMNLTSTGNLVLLNHANMELWRSFDHPTDTLVTGQVLQEGQKLMASTSMTNWASGKFYLTALPDGMHAFAGTDTPLSYYQSPTGGTVMTNRSAYVALKNGSLEVFTCFRDTEAPDYQIQLPRDDYGLVFVRLEFDGHLRLYQMPNNSWLTSDVFDITDPCAYPLACGEYGICSNGQCSCPDAAIGQSGLFELIDPREPNRGCSPIDSVSCDSSQKPRLLSLPNITRFNGVYNWTTSEERCKLSCLNDCSCRASFFQQFDTSTGYCFLASDIFSMIDANSPGYSSNFSSLAFVKVNGATRNFVLSQGKLTVALAVGSSTFIALVVVAVLVVLRRNRAGPLEDDDIIDQLPGLPARFSFMELKSATEDFSKVIGKGGSGSVFEGQICDRQVAVKRLDGINQGKREFLAEVQTIGSINHIYLVRLIGFCAEKSHRLLVYEYMPNGSLDRWIFQRHQEAPLDWKTRLRIITDVARGLAYLHSDCRETIVHLDIKPQNILLDEQFTAKVSDFGLAKLIDREQGSVMTRLRSTPGYLAPEWLTSVINEKVDVYSFGIVIMEIICGRSNLDYSQPEESCHLVSMLQDKAKNDQLLDLIDPRSADMQCHLDEVSRMMNLAMWCLQVDSRQRPSMTEAVKILDGTMDVETELDLDLVNIDLMVANRAVRGKTAATLQIDSVLSGPR; via the coding sequence ATGTATCCTCCAAAGATCTTGATCCTCCTTCTTGTTCTACCTTTAACTTTTTCTTCTTCCAGATTTGCCATGAGCAAATCCTTTGCTTTGAATGTTGAGCTTGGCACCATATGGCGAAATGATCCCTCCCTCCTCCACAACATTTCTCCAGATGATAACTTCTCTTTGCGCATCATCCTCCCTATGGATGCGTTCACGACTTTTATTAGTGGCTCGTATGATTCTAGCATTCCTTCATTTGCCTGCGGCTTCTTCTGTGCAGGCGCTGTGGCTACCTGTGATGACTACATCTTTTCCATCTTCTTTGTCAGTGTTTACAGCTTCAAAGATGTAGTTTATTTAAATTCGCCTGAGGTGGTCTGGTCTGCCAACCGTGATCGCCCGGTCAAAGAGAATGCTAGTGTTCAACTTACTGAACTTGGGGATTTGGTGCTCTTTGACGCTGATGGAACACTGGTTTGGTCTACCAATACTACGGAGAAGTCTGTTGCTGGCATGAATCTTACCAGCACAGGCAACCTGGTGCTGTTAAATCATGCGAATATGGAGCTCTGGAGGTCTTTTGATCACCCAACTGACACACTTGTCACCGGGCAGGTTCTACAAGAGGGGCAGAAGCTCATGGCAAGCACCTCGATGACAAACTGGGCCAGTGGAAAATTTTATCTCACTGCCCTTCCTGATGGCATGCATGCATTTGCAGGAACTGATACTCCTCTATCATACTATCAGAGCCCCACCGGTGGAACTGTCATGACAAACAGGTCAGCATATGTTGCACTCAAGAATGGCAGCCTGGAGGTGTTCACTTGTTTCCGGGATACAGAGGCACCGGATTACCAGATCCAGCTGCCCAGGGATGACTATGGGCTGGTGTTTGTGAGGCTAGAGTTCGATGGGCACCTGAGGTTATATCAGATGCCAAACAACAGTTGGTTGACTTCAGATGTTTTTGATATAACTGATCCTTGTGCTTATCCTCTAGCTTGTGGCGAATATGGTATTTGTTCGAATGGACAGTGCAGCTGTCCTGATGCTGCCATTGGCCAATCCGGATTGTTTGAACTAATTGATCCAAGGGAGCCTAATCGTGGCTGCTCGCCAATAGATTCAGTATCCTGTGATTCGTCACAGAAGCCTAGGCTTCTTTCCCTTCCCAACATCACTCGCTTCAACGGTGTCTACAATTGGACAACAAGTGAAGAGCGATGCAAATTGTCATGCTTGAATGATTGTTCGTGTAGGGCTTCATTCTTCCAGCAGTTTGACACCTCCACTGGTTACTGTTTTCTTGCATCTGACATATTCTCCATGATAGATGCAAATTCCCCAGGTTACTCAAGCAATTTTAGTTCTCTGGCATTTGTTAAAGTTAACGGAGCTACCCGCAACTTTGTGCTATCTCAAGGAAAATTAACCGTTGCATTGGCCGTTGGTTCTTCAACTTTTATTGCTTTAGTTGTTGTTGCAGTGCTTGTAGTTTTACGAAGAAATAGGGCAGGGCCATTAGAAGATGATGACATTATCGATCAGTTACCAGGGCTACCTGCAAGATTTTCTTTTATGGAGTTGAAGTCGGCAACTGAAGATTTCTCAAAAGTGATTGGGAAAGGAGGATCTGGTTCTGTTTTTGAAGGACAGATTTGTGATAGGCAGGTTGCTGTGAAAAGATTGGATGGCATTAATCAAGGGAAAAGGGAGTTTTTAGCAGAGGTTCAGACTATTGGAAGCATCAACCACATATATTTGGTGAGGCTAATTGGATTTTGTGCTGAAAAGTCGCATAGGCTTCTTGTCTATGAATACATGCCGAATGGATCTTTGGATAGGTGGATTTTCCAAAGGCACCAAGAAGCACCACTTGATTGGAAAACCAGATTGAGGATCATCACTGATGTAGCAAGGGGACTGGCTTATCTTCACAGTGACTGTCGGGAAACAATCGTTCATCTAGACATCAAGCCACAAAATATCCTTTTGGATGAGCAATTCACTGCCAAGGTATCTGACTTTGGTCTTGCCAAGCTAATTGATCGCGAGCAGGGCAGTGTCATGACTAGATTGAGAAGCACGCCAGGTTACTTGGCTCCTGAGTGGCTGACATCTGTGATCAACGAGAAAGTTGATGTGTATAGCTTTGGCATTGTCATCATGGAAATTATTTGCGGTAGAAGTAATTTGGATTACTCACAGCCTGAGGAAAGCTGTCATCTCGTCAGCATGCTGCAGGACAAGGCCAAAAATGACCAGCTGTTGGACCTTATCGATCCGCGCTCCGCTGACATGCAATGCCATTTGGATGAAGTGTCGCGCATGATGAATCTGGCAATGTGGTGCCTGCAGGTTGATAGCCGTCAACGGCCTTCAATGACTGAAGCCGTCAAGATCCTGGATGGTACAATGGATGTTGAAACCGAACTTGATTTGGACCTTGTAAACATAGACCTGATGGTGGCAAATAGAGCAGTTCGCGGGAAGACTGCTGCAACTCTGCAGATAGACTCCGTCCTTTCAGGGCCAAGGTGA